AGGAGGTTTTTATGAGATATTTTTTAATTATCCTTCTTTTAATAAATTGCTCAATAAAATATATTGAGAAGATAGAAAAGGTTTCCGAACCAAATAATCAAGAACCATATCTAACTTTGAAATATCAAAAAAGTTTTAAGAAAATTCCCTATTCGCTACCAATACTTACCACAATATCTGGTATTGGAACAAGTATATTTTTAAAATCAAAGGGATATGTTATGCTCTCCAAAGAGATTTTAGCATTATCTTTGTTAAGTTCAACAGGAATGGTTGGTTATAATATGAGAAAATCACCAAAAGATTTTATCCCCAAAGAGCCTTTTAAAGTAAAATTGGAAGGAACTGATTATATTACAAGTTTCCCTTGCGATGATAAAGGATTTCTAAAAATAAATATATTGGAATTTGCTCCTTTTTATAAAGAAGGAACTGATTTTAAATTGACAATTATCTCACCAGAAAATAAAAATCTTGGCTCTTTTTCAGTTAATACAGAAAAGATAAAAGATAAATTGGTAAAAGCAAGGATGCGAAGATATCCACCAGAATTGATTATTACTTCTTTCTCTTTTGATGATTCAACAGGTGATAAAGATATGTTTCTTGATGCTGATGAGAAAGGAAGGATTGTTTTAACTATAAAAAATAAAGGAAAAGGAATTGCTGAAGATTTGGAAGTAAAAATTACTCCAATTAACCAGTTCTCTTTTGTTAATATTCCAAGAAGTATTAAGATTGATAATATTAATATAATGGAAGAAAAAAGAATAATCATACCGATTTCTGCCGAAAGAGAAGTTCCTAATCAAGAATTAAGTTTGAAGATTGAGGTATTAGAGCCCTATTTTCAAGCAGATGCTGAGCCAGTGATATTAAAATTTGAGACAAGAAAGTTTGAGCCACCAAATCTTATCCTGTATGATAAAGGAGTTGAAGAGGGTGAAATTGTTGCTAATAAATCGGCAAATATTTCATTAGTTATTTATAACCAAGGAAAAGGAAGGGCAGAGGATGTTGAATGTGAGGTAAAAGTTCCTGAAGGTGTAAAATATCTTGGTGAAGTAAGTAAATTTTATTTTGGTAATATGGAGCCGATGGCTTGGCAGAAAATTGATTTTCCAATATTTGTTGGTGCCCGATATAAAGAAGATAGTTTGAAAATTAATCTTATTATAAAAGAGAAAAGGGAAGAGTTTAGCAAAAATATTATCCTCTCCTTTCCATTAAATAAACCAATTAAGAGACCAAAGGAGATTGTTTTTAAAGGAAAAGAGGAAATGGGTCCTTATCTTCCGCCACCACCAACTCTAACAGTTGATGTTGATGTAAATATTCCTAAAACAAATATGGATAACCCTTATGGAGTAGCAGTTATCATTGGTAATAAATTATATGAACATAAAGATGTGCCAGATGTTGATTATGCTGATAATGATGCAAGGATTGTAAAAGAATATTTGATAAAGACCCTTGGTTATAAAGAAGATAATATTATCTTTATTCTCAATGGAAAGAAGAGCGATTTTGATAAGGTATTTGGAACTGAAAGGGATTATAAAGGGCAACTATATAACTATGTTGAGCCAAATAAAAGTGATGTATTTATCTATTATTCCGGACACGGAGCACCAGATATTGAAACAAAGAGCGGTTATTTCTTGCCAGTAGAAGCAGACCCAAATTATGTAAAAATTACCGGCTATCCCTTGGAGACATTTTTCAAAAATCTCTCACAGATTAAAGCAAGAAGTATTACGGTCATTATTGATGCTTGTTTTAGCGGAGCATCAGAAAGGGGAATGTTAATTGCTCGGGCAAGTCCATTAACCGGTGTTGTTATTGAAAAAGAAGTTAAAGAAAATATTAATCTATTCACTTCGGCAAAAGAAGATGAAATTTCTTCTTGGTATCCGGAAAAGAATCATAGCCTATTTACCTATTATTTTCTCAAAGGAATTTCGGGAGATGCTGATTTAGATAAAAATAGAGAGATTAGTTTCGGTGAGTTAAAAGAATATGTGAGCGAAAATGTCTCTAAAATAGCAAGAAGATTAAATAGAAAACAGACACCACAATTTAGAGGCGACGAGAAAAAGATAATAGTTAAATATTAACAAAGGTATAGGGGTAGGGGGTATATATATTTAAGTTATTGATAGTTAAAGACTTATATGGGTATAGGGTTATCCCTATGACAGTATAGGGGTTAGTATGGAGGTTAGTATGAAAAAAGATAGTAAAGAGAATTTTATTTTATGGTTAAAGAAGGTTGATGGTCAGATTAAGGAACTTATTAATTGGATTAAATTAGAAAAAGACCCAATTGATATTATCAAACTTGCTAAATCAGTTAAACACTCTTATGATGGGTTTTATCGGATGCTTGTTATTGGTCATCTTTATGGAGTGATCGAATTGATTGAGAAATCAGAAAAGATAGATAGGAAATGGCTTGTGAAACTTTTTCAAAGAATTTTAGAAGAACTTGAATAAACTTGATTTTTATATTTTTTTTGTTATTATTTAATTATGAAAGAAAAGAAGTGTATCTTTTGTGAGAAAGGAGTAAAAGAGATTGATTATAAGGATGAGATTTTGAAGAATTTTTTGAGTGAACGGGGAAAGATTATAAAGAGTGAAATTACCGGTGTCTGTTCCAAGCATCAGCGGAAGTTAGCAAGGGCAATAAAAAGGGCAAGAAATTTAGCAATTTTACCTTTTGAAATAAAATGAAGATATTACTTTTAAAAGATGTTGAGAAACTTGGTAAGAGAGGAGATGTAATAGAAGTAAAGGATGGCTATGCGCGAAATTATCTAATTCCGAAAGGCTTTGCTCTCCAAGCAACACCATCAATTATTAAGCATTTTCAAGATATAAATAAGTTAAAAGAAGAGGTTAAACAAAAGAAGATTATTAAATTACAGGCAATTGCTGATAAGATAAATCGACTAACTTATAAGGCAAGTTTGAAAGGTGGTAAAGAAGGATATTTTGGTAGTATTACTAATGAAGAGATTTGTGAATTTCTAAAAAGTAAAGATATTGAGATTGATAAGAAGCAGATTGAGTTAGAGGAACCGATAAGGACACCTGGAGTTTATGATGTGAAGATTAATCTGGGTGAAGGAATTAGCGGAGTTTTAAAGGTTTGGGTTGTTAAAAAAGAGGAAAAATAATGGTTGAAGTTAAAGTCTTGACAGTTTATTATGATGAGGCAAATAAATCACCGGTGGTCTTGTTAAAAGAGATTAGTGGTAATCGGGTATTGCCGATTTTCATCGGTTATGCTGAAGCGGCGGCTATCTCTTATGCTTTGGAGAAGGTTGAATTTGTTAGACCCCTTACTTTGGATTTAATGAAAAGAATAATTGAAAGTTTGAATTATAATGTAAAGCGGGTGGTAATTACTAAGATTAAGGATAATACTTTTTATGCTGAGGTTATTTTAGAAAGTGATGGTAATTATGTGGCAATTGATGCGCGTCCTTCAGATTCGATTGGTTTGGCTTTACGTACCAATTCTCCAATTTATGTGAACGAAGAGGTGATGGATGCCTGCGCAACTATAATTAGTGAAAGTGAAGAAGAGAGATTGGAAAGAATTAGAGAGTCAATTAGAAGGCAAAAACCCGAAGACCTCGGCGAATTTCAAATTTAATTTTTCTCCAATTTAAAATAGAAATATGGAAAAAGATATTACTAAAATTTTATCTTTTTTAAAAAGAAATGTAAAAGATTTTTTAACCGAAGAGGAATTGAAAGAGAGATTGTTAAGAAAGAAGGTTTTGAGAGTAAAATTGGGAATAGATGTTACTGGTCCTGATATCCATTTAGGATTTGCTGTTGTTTTAAGGAAGTTAAGGGAATTTCAAGATTTAGGGCATATTGCCTGTTTGGTAATTGGTGATTTCACTGCTAAAATTGGTGACCCTTCCGGTCGTTCAAAAACCAGACCAAAATTGAGCGAAAAAGAGATAAAGGAGAATATGAAAAGATACGAAAGACAAATCTTTAAAATATTAGACAAAAATAAGACCGAGTTTTATTACAACTCTTCTTGGCATTCTAAATTAAAAGCCGATGAGATAATTGAGATTGCTTCTAAATATACTGTCGCAAGACTTTTGGAGAGAGATGATTTTATGAAGAGATATAAAAATAATTTACCAATTTATCTTCACGAATTTTTGTATCCGCTCTTTCAGGCTTATGATTCAATTGCGATAAAGGCAGATATTGAACTTGGTGGCGAAGACCAATATTGGAATTTATTAGTTGGCAGAGAATTGATGAGAGAGTTTAATTTAGAACCACAAATTGTGATGACAATGCCCTTACTAATTGGTACTGATGGCAAGTTAAAGATGAGCAAATCTTATAACAATTATATTGGAATTGAAGAAGAACCTAATGAGATGTTTGGTAAAATAATGTCAATCCCTGATGAACTTATCATCCACTATTTTCAATTATGTACCAATCGGAGTGAACAGGAGATTAAAGATTTTGAGAGGAGACTAAAAGAAGGAGAAAATCCAAGAGAATTAAAGGCATTGTTGGCAAAAGATATTGTTAGTATTTACCACTCAAAAGAAGAGGCAGAAAAGGCAGCAGAAGAATTTGATAAAGTTTTTAAATATAAAGAATTACCAAGTGAAATTCCTGTTTTTTATTCCAAAGAGAGAAATATTAGATTGGTTGACTTATTGGTTTGCGCCAATCTTTTGCCTTCTAAAAGTGAGGCAAAAAGAAAAATAAGAGAGGGAGGGGTCTATCTTAATGGCGAAAGGATTTCTGATATTGATTATCAAGTAGTTATTGATAAAGAGATTGTTATCAAAGTTGGCAAAAGAAAATTTCTAAAAGTCCTGCCAAGTTAATTTATGTCTTTTATTTATCCAGTAAAATACGATGTAATTGTTGTTGGTGGTGGTCATGCCGGTTGTGAAGCAGCTTGGGCAGCAAGTAAGATTGGTTGTAAGACTCTTTTACTAACGATGAATATTGATACGATTGCCTTGATGTCTTGTAATCCGGCAGTTGGTGGTATCGGTAAGGCACAATTAGTGAAAGAGATAGATGCCTTGGGCGGTCTAATGGGAATTGTTACTGATTTATCAGCAGTTCAATATCGTTATCTTAATACAAAAAAAGGGCAGGCTGTTCGTTCTTTAAGGGCACAGACCGATAGGACCAAATATCGGTTGGTAATGAGAAGAATTTTAGAGAAAGAGAAAAATTTAGATATTAAGCAAGGAGAAGTAGTAAGATTGTTAGTCAAAGGAAAAGAGGTTTACGGAGTAGAAACAAGATTTGGTACCCAATTTTTATCAAAAACTGTTGTCTTATGTTTAGGAACTTTTATGGAAGGTCTTATTCATATTGGTTTAGAGAGTTTTCCAGCAGGAAGGTTTGGTGAGTTTAGTAGTGATTTGTTATCTAAAAATTTAAGAGAACTTGGTTTTCTATTAGGTAGATTTAAGACCGGAACACCAGCAAGATTGGATGGTAGAACAATTGACTATTCTCGTTTAACTCCTCAATATGGAGATAACGAAAAAAGAAGATTTTCTTTTCGGGAGTTAGATTTAGATATTGGAATAAAAAGAGAAGAGGTCTCTTTACCTTGTTATATTACTTATACCAATCCTAAAACTCATCAAATTATTAGAGAAAATTTAGACCGTTCACCTTTATATACTGGAATTATTAAAGCAACCGGTGTGAGATATTGTCCTTCAATTGAAGATAAGGTTGTTAAATTTTCTCATAAAGATAGGCACCAGATTTTTATTGAGCCGGAAGGAATAAATACTTACGAAGTTTATCCAAATGGAATTTCTACCAGTTTACCAATTGATGTCCAAATAAAGATGTTAAGGACAATTGAAGGATTAGAGAATGTTGAGATTATTAGACCGGGATATGCGATTGAGCATAACTACTTTGATCCAACCCAATTATATCCAACATTGGAGACAAAACTTTACGAAAATTTATTTATTGGCGGTCAGATTGTTGGCACTACTGGTTACGAAGAGGCAGCAGCAACTGGGATTATTGCCGGAATTAATGCGGCATTAAAGGCGTTAGGCAAAGAACAAATAATCTTAAAACGTTCCCAAGGTTATATTGGTGTTTTGATTGACGACTTGGTAACAAAAGGAACAAACGAGCCTTATCGGATGTTTACATCAAGAGTTGAATTTAGATTACTTTTGAGAGAAGAGAATGCGGATTTAAGATTGAGTGAGATTGGTTATAAAATCGGTTTACTAAAAGAAGAAGATTATAAAAAAGTTTTAAAGAAAAAAGAAATGATTGAGAAGATAAAAGATTGGTTGAAAAGAGAAAAATTGTATCCGACTGAAGAGATAAATAACAAATTAAAAGAATGGGGGACAAGCATAAAAGAGGTAATTACTTTATATGAGTTATTAAGAAGACCGGAGATTGATATAAATAAAATAAGCCAATTAAAAAATCCGCCCTTTGATATTAAAGAGAATGAAGAAATTTTCTGGAATGTGGAGATTGATATAAAATATGAAGGATATATTAATCGCTCATTAAAAGAGATAGAAAAGTTAAAAGAATTAGAAGATATTGAGATTCCTGAAGATTTTGATTATTACAAAATCCCTTCCCTTTCTAATGAAGCAAAAGAGAAATTATCAAAAATAAAACCAAAGAATTTAGCCCAGGCACAAAGAATACCAGGAATTACACCAACCACAATTTTAAACCTTTTAATCTATCTTAAAAAATGAGAGATTATAAAGAGATAATCAAAGATTTTGTTTTTAAAGAAAAGGCATCCCTTTTTGGTGTTTGTGATTTTAGAAAAGTTGATAAAAGTAATTTTCTATTAGAAAAAGAGGTTTTAGATAGATATCCTTATGCGATAAGTATTG
This is a stretch of genomic DNA from candidate division WOR-3 bacterium. It encodes these proteins:
- a CDS encoding metal-sensing transcriptional repressor is translated as MKKDSKENFILWLKKVDGQIKELINWIKLEKDPIDIIKLAKSVKHSYDGFYRMLVIGHLYGVIELIEKSEKIDRKWLVKLFQRILEELE
- the tyrS gene encoding tyrosine--tRNA ligase encodes the protein MEKDITKILSFLKRNVKDFLTEEELKERLLRKKVLRVKLGIDVTGPDIHLGFAVVLRKLREFQDLGHIACLVIGDFTAKIGDPSGRSKTRPKLSEKEIKENMKRYERQIFKILDKNKTEFYYNSSWHSKLKADEIIEIASKYTVARLLERDDFMKRYKNNLPIYLHEFLYPLFQAYDSIAIKADIELGGEDQYWNLLVGRELMREFNLEPQIVMTMPLLIGTDGKLKMSKSYNNYIGIEEEPNEMFGKIMSIPDELIIHYFQLCTNRSEQEIKDFERRLKEGENPRELKALLAKDIVSIYHSKEEAEKAAEEFDKVFKYKELPSEIPVFYSKERNIRLVDLLVCANLLPSKSEAKRKIREGGVYLNGERISDIDYQVVIDKEIVIKVGKRKFLKVLPS
- the rpsR gene encoding 30S ribosomal protein S18, with the translated sequence MKEKKCIFCEKGVKEIDYKDEILKNFLSERGKIIKSEITGVCSKHQRKLARAIKRARNLAILPFEIK
- a CDS encoding caspase family protein, which encodes MRYFLIILLLINCSIKYIEKIEKVSEPNNQEPYLTLKYQKSFKKIPYSLPILTTISGIGTSIFLKSKGYVMLSKEILALSLLSSTGMVGYNMRKSPKDFIPKEPFKVKLEGTDYITSFPCDDKGFLKINILEFAPFYKEGTDFKLTIISPENKNLGSFSVNTEKIKDKLVKARMRRYPPELIITSFSFDDSTGDKDMFLDADEKGRIVLTIKNKGKGIAEDLEVKITPINQFSFVNIPRSIKIDNINIMEEKRIIIPISAEREVPNQELSLKIEVLEPYFQADAEPVILKFETRKFEPPNLILYDKGVEEGEIVANKSANISLVIYNQGKGRAEDVECEVKVPEGVKYLGEVSKFYFGNMEPMAWQKIDFPIFVGARYKEDSLKINLIIKEKREEFSKNIILSFPLNKPIKRPKEIVFKGKEEMGPYLPPPPTLTVDVDVNIPKTNMDNPYGVAVIIGNKLYEHKDVPDVDYADNDARIVKEYLIKTLGYKEDNIIFILNGKKSDFDKVFGTERDYKGQLYNYVEPNKSDVFIYYSGHGAPDIETKSGYFLPVEADPNYVKITGYPLETFFKNLSQIKARSITVIIDACFSGASERGMLIARASPLTGVVIEKEVKENINLFTSAKEDEISSWYPEKNHSLFTYYFLKGISGDADLDKNREISFGELKEYVSENVSKIARRLNRKQTPQFRGDEKKIIVKY
- a CDS encoding bifunctional nuclease family protein: MVEVKVLTVYYDEANKSPVVLLKEISGNRVLPIFIGYAEAAAISYALEKVEFVRPLTLDLMKRIIESLNYNVKRVVITKIKDNTFYAEVILESDGNYVAIDARPSDSIGLALRTNSPIYVNEEVMDACATIISESEEERLERIRESIRRQKPEDLGEFQI
- the mnmG gene encoding tRNA uridine-5-carboxymethylaminomethyl(34) synthesis enzyme MnmG; protein product: MSFIYPVKYDVIVVGGGHAGCEAAWAASKIGCKTLLLTMNIDTIALMSCNPAVGGIGKAQLVKEIDALGGLMGIVTDLSAVQYRYLNTKKGQAVRSLRAQTDRTKYRLVMRRILEKEKNLDIKQGEVVRLLVKGKEVYGVETRFGTQFLSKTVVLCLGTFMEGLIHIGLESFPAGRFGEFSSDLLSKNLRELGFLLGRFKTGTPARLDGRTIDYSRLTPQYGDNEKRRFSFRELDLDIGIKREEVSLPCYITYTNPKTHQIIRENLDRSPLYTGIIKATGVRYCPSIEDKVVKFSHKDRHQIFIEPEGINTYEVYPNGISTSLPIDVQIKMLRTIEGLENVEIIRPGYAIEHNYFDPTQLYPTLETKLYENLFIGGQIVGTTGYEEAAATGIIAGINAALKALGKEQIILKRSQGYIGVLIDDLVTKGTNEPYRMFTSRVEFRLLLREENADLRLSEIGYKIGLLKEEDYKKVLKKKEMIEKIKDWLKREKLYPTEEINNKLKEWGTSIKEVITLYELLRRPEIDINKISQLKNPPFDIKENEEIFWNVEIDIKYEGYINRSLKEIEKLKELEDIEIPEDFDYYKIPSLSNEAKEKLSKIKPKNLAQAQRIPGITPTTILNLLIYLKK
- the rplI gene encoding 50S ribosomal protein L9 codes for the protein MKILLLKDVEKLGKRGDVIEVKDGYARNYLIPKGFALQATPSIIKHFQDINKLKEEVKQKKIIKLQAIADKINRLTYKASLKGGKEGYFGSITNEEICEFLKSKDIEIDKKQIELEEPIRTPGVYDVKINLGEGISGVLKVWVVKKEEK